Proteins co-encoded in one Centropristis striata isolate RG_2023a ecotype Rhode Island chromosome 24, C.striata_1.0, whole genome shotgun sequence genomic window:
- the adamts1 gene encoding A disintegrin and metalloproteinase with thrombospondin motifs 1, whose translation MWVLHVSIGFIAALCVGAARGAWEESTVVPVRLDPASRSASETEPWRTLSAEEREKEAEMREYRLDVFGKELVLQLEPDQTFLAPGFVFHIVGSPESEPTQEPKSGAEPGCFFSGTVNGEEHSAAALNLCHGLRGGFYYQGEEYFIQPLNSSDFMGTEEDVHTIRRRGRAALAEEGSTKCGVNEDEARVPKNLEEEAKHEAANADQTAHHRTRRFVSTPRYLEIMIVADQSMAEFHGAGLKPYLLTIMAVASRLYRHPSIHNSISLAVVKLLVVYEEERGPQVSSNAAMTLRNFCQWQRQHNPPSDRHPEHYDTAVLFTRTDLCGAHSCDTLGMADVGTVCDPDRSCSIIEDDGLQAAFTVAHELGHVFNMPHDDAQLCSGVNGAHWGSHMMASTLSNLDQQQPWSPCSALMVTTFLDNGHGQCLLDKPVKPQPLPQPLPGTVYDADHQCRLTFGEDSQHCPDLSTTCAALWCTVTTSNGLLVCQTKNFPWADGTACGHDSYCLAGQCLTKSQAAKHQTPVNGGWGVWGPWGDCSRTCGGGVQYSFRSCDNPLPKNGGKYCEGKRIQYRSCNTETCPDTNGLSFREEQCLAHNDMSAQVSLGSGEGVEWVPKYSGVPPKDRCKLMCRAKGTGYFFVLKSKVADGTTCSPDSTSVCVQGQCVKAGCDRVIGSNRRFDKCGVCGGDGSTCKKVSGSLERARPGYQDVVTIPAGATHLDVKQRAPGNGRHDNSYLAVRRQDGNYLLNGDYKLMTMETDIALQGALLRYSGSSSTLERLRSFAPLPEPLTIQVLSVGDAPRPRVKYSYFAPRPNNAASSSSNNGGRRQSINAIREMGGAEWTLREWGPCSQTCGGGTQQREVVCLDPQGRPSRDCPEELRPLASRSCSTQSCPSWLLGEWSVCSKTCGRGFRKRQLRCIGHDGRTLTHDSCDPKDRPRPLLELCNQSAC comes from the exons ATGTGGGTTTTACACGTTTCCATTGGTTTTATCGCCGCTTTGTGCGTCGGCGCGGCGCGCGGCGCCTGGGAGGAGAGCACCGTGGTGCCGGTCAGACTAGACCCGGCGTCCCGGTCGGCGAGCGAAACCGAACCGTGGCGGACTCTCTCcgcagaggagagggagaaggaagCGGAGATGAGGGAGTACCGGTTGGACGTATTTGGCAAGGAGCTGGTCTTGCAGCTCGAGCCTGACCAGACCTTCTTGGCGCCGGGTTTTGTCTTCCACATTGTGGGGAGTCCTGAGTCCGAACCGACTCAGGAACCCAAGAGCGGAGCCGAGCCGGGTTGTTTCTTCTCCGGCACGGTGAACGGAGAGGAACACTCTGCCGCTGCACTCAACCTGTGCCACGGACTCAGGGGCGGATTCTACTATCAGGGGGAAGAATATTTTATTCAGCCCCTTAACTCCAGTGACTTCATGGGCACCGAGGAGGATGTCCACACAATCCGCCGGAGAGGTCGGGCAGCTTTGGCTGAGGAAGGGAGCACCAAGTGCGGGGTCAACGAGGACGAGGCGAGGGTGCCAAAGAATCTGGAGGAAGAAGCCAAGCACGAAGCTGCTAACGCAGACCAGACAG CCCACCACAGAACCAGGCGTTTTGTTTCCACCCCTCGCTACCTGGAGATCATGATCGTGGCCGACCAGTCCATGGCTGAGTTCCACGGTGCCGGGCTCAAACCCTACCTATTGACCATCATGGCAGTGGCATCCCGCCTTTACCGCCACCCCAGCATCCACAACTCCATCAGCCTGGCGGTGGTGAAGCTGCTGGTGGTGTACGAGGAGGAGCGAGGCCCTCAGGTGTCATCTAACGCCGCCATGACCCTCCGCAACTTCTGCCAGTGGCAGCGTCAGCACAACCCACCAAGCGACCGCCACCCTGAGCATTATGACACCGCTGTGCTCTTCACCAGGACG GATCTGTGTGGTGCCCACTCTTGTGACACTCTGGGCATGGCAGATGTTGGCACCGTGTGCGACCCTGATAGAAGCTGCTCAATTATTGAGGACGATGGGCTGCAAGCAGCATTTACTGTTGCACATGAACTtg GTCACGTCTTCAACATGCCTCATGATGATGCCCAGCTGTGCTCCGGGGTCAACGGCGCCCACTGGGGCTCCCACATGATGGCCTCAACCCTGTCCAACCTGGACCAGCAGCAGCCATGGTCCCCGTGCTCCGCCCTCATGGTCACCACCTTCCTGGATAACGGCCATGGTCAGTGCCTGCTGGATAAACCGGTCAAACCTCAGCCGCTGCCTCAGCCCCTGCCCGGGACCGTCTATGACGCTGACCATCAGTGTCGGCTGACCTTTGGCGAGGACTCCCAGCACTGTCCTGATTTGAGTACCACATGCGCAGCTCTGTGGTGCACCGTGACCACATCCAATGGTTTGCTGGTGTGCCAGACTAAGAACTTCCCCTGGGCCGATGGGACGGCGTGCGGGCATGACAGCTACTGCCTGGCTGGACAGTGTCTCACCAAGAGCCAAGCCGCCAAACACCAG ACTCCTGTCAACGGTGGCTGGGGGGTGTGGGGTCCCTGGGGCGACTGCTCTCGGACCTGCGGTGGCGGCGTGCAGTATTCCTTCCGTTCCTGTGATAACCCTTTGCCCAAGAACGGCGGCAAGTACTGTGAGGGCAAGAGGATCCAGTACCGATCCTGTAACACTGAAACCTGCCCTGATACCAACG gCCTGTCATTCCGCGAGGAACAGTGCCTGGCCCACAACGACATGTCAGCCCAAGTGTCGCTGGGTTCAGGAGAGGGTGTTGAGTGGGTGCCCAAGTATTCCGGAGTTCCACCCAAAGACCGCTGCAAGCTGATGTGCCGGGCCAAGGGAACTGGATACTTCTTTGTCCTGAAATCTAAG GTTGCTGACGGCACAACCTGCAGCCCAGACTCCACCTCAGTTTGTGTTCAAGGCCAGTGTGTCAAGGCCGGATGTGACCGTGTCATCGGCTCCAACCGACGATTTGACAAGTGCGGTGTGTGTGGTGGAGACGGCTCTACATGCAAGAAGGTGTCTGGCTCTCTGGAGCGTGCCAG GCCTGGTTACCAGGATGTAGTCACCATCCCTGCTGGTGCCACCCACCTGGATGTCAAGCAGCGTGCCCCAGGCAACGGTCGTCACGATAACAGCTACCTGGCAGTGCGTCGCCAAGATGGAAACTATCTCTTAAATGGCGATTACAAGCTGATGACCATGGAGACCGACATTGCCCTGCAAGGAGCACTGCTGCGGTACAGTGGCTCCTCCAGCACCCTGGAGCGCCTCCGAAGCTTCGCCCCGCTTCCCGAGCCCCTCACCATTCAGGTGCTGTCTGTCGGGGACGCCCCCCGGCCTCGGGTTAAGTACAGCTACTTCGCCCCCAGACCCAATAATGCTGCTTCATCCTCCAGCAACAACGGAGGCCGCCGCCAGTCCATCAATGCCATCAGAGAGATGGGTGGCGCCGAGTGGACCTTGAGAGAGTGGGGTCCATGCTCCCAGACCTGTGGAGGAGGTACGCAGCAGAGGGAGGTGGTGTGTCTCGATCCCCAGGGCCGTCCCTCTAGAGACTGCCCGGAGGAGCTGCGCCCCTTGGCTTCGCGGTCCTGCTCCACCCAGTCCTGCCCCTCATGGCTCCTCGGAGAATGGTCGGTATGCTCCAAGACCTGCGGCCGAGGCTTCCGCAAACGCCAGCTGCGCTGCATCGGCCACGACGGGCGCACATTAACCCATGACAGCTGTGACCCCAAAGACCGGCCGCGACCCCTGCTGGAACTGTGCAATCAGAGTGCCTGCTAA
- the cyyr1 gene encoding cysteine and tyrosine-rich protein 1, whose translation MENPWRSRTQAGRWKLLRSSLLLCLFTGGGEAQCEGCLEYCCDGSPPFCCSYYAYVGDVLSGTAISGIVFGVVFLMGAVAALFLCVCMCMKNGRGARVGVFSTSYINTVTQGYPGPPPPYTYDYEMYPPSLHPPPYTPTQPRPDNYSPPPPYPGCTRK comes from the exons ATGGAAAACCCCTGGAGGAGCAGGACGCAGGCGGGGAGATGGAAGTTGTTGAGGAGCTcgctgctgctttgtttattcacCG gaggTGGTGAAGCCCAGTGTGAAGGCTGTTTAGAGTACTGCTGCGATGGATCTCCGCCTTTCTGCTGCTCCTACTACGCCTACGTGGGGGACGTCCTCTC gggCACTGCCATCTCCGGTATCGTTTTTGGCGTGGTGTTTCTGATGGGGGCGGTGGCGGccttgttcctgtgtgtgtgtatgtgcatgaagAACGGGCGGGGCGCACGGGTCGGTGTCTTCAGCACCTCCTACATCAACACTGTGACCCAGGGCTACCcag GTCCTCCACCTCCATACACCTACGACTACGAGATGTATCCTCCGTCGCTGCATCCCCCGCCTTACACCCCGACTCAGCCTCGACCGGACAACTACTCCCCCCCTCCTCCGTATCCTGGCTGCACCCGCAAGTGA